The stretch of DNA AGCGTTTAAATAAAGCCTCATCAATCTCCTCCGGTTGCAACTGCCCCAACTTCACCTGAGACGCGATCGCACGAGCCGCCTGCACAATCTCCTCACGCCCTCCATAATTCGTCGCCACAGTAAACCGAATTCCCTGATTTTGCTCAGTTTCAGCCACAGAACGTTCAATTTCTGCCTGCAAAGACTTCGGCAAAGCCTGTAAATTTCCCATAAACTTAATTTTTACCCCCTCCTGCACCATCTCCCGCAATTCTTGGCGCAGCTTCCCCTCAAATAAACTCATCAAAAAGTCTACCTCTTCCAAAGGTCTGCCCCAATTCTCAGTCGAAAAAGCATAGGTAGTTAACGCTTCAATGCCCCAATCCTTGCAGCACCGTAGCAACTCCTTCAGCGTACTCGCTCCCCGACTGTGACCCGCAATTCGAGGCAACCCCTGACGCTTAGCCCAGCGGCCATTCCCATCCATAATCACTGCTACGTGCTTGGGCAATCTTTCCCGATCGAGGTCAGCAGGCAACTCTTGTAAAACGCTTAACTTTGCACTCATATATAATTCCGAGGTGGAAACCTATTCTGGTTAACTGTTAACTGTTAACTGTTAACTGCCTCAATTTTTATCGCGATTACTTGGTGGAGGACGGCGTAATATCCGCGAAATCATAGCCGATGCCCTCAAGCCTATCTGCCGTCCCAGATTGCCTATAGGGATTGGCGGCGCTACTCCCTCTCCCTCAGAGGGGTTAAGCTTTGCCTCTAGCAACTCCTTGAGTTTGCTACTCGTCAAAGGTCGGTTTAAATTTCCCATCTGAGCCAAAGAAATAGAACCCGTTTCCTCAGAGACAACCACACAAATGCAAGCTTGCACTCGCTCTGTAATGCCCATCGCCGCTCGGTGACGAGTTCCCAACTGCCGCGACGCAGTACGCTCCGACAGCGGCAAGATTACCCCCGCCGCCACAATTCGAGAACCTCTAATCAGAGTCGCCCCGTCGTGGAGCAAAGTTTTTGGCTGAAAGATAGTCTGCAAAAGTTCTTTTGAAACTTCAGCATTCAGCTTTACACCTGGTACTGAAAAATCCCGCTCGTCAATCGGAGAGTCAGTTTCAAGGATGAGTAAAGCTCCAGTACGATTTTGTGAAAGTTCTTTAACTGCGTCCACAATTTCATCAATCACACTATCAGGCTCAGGAATAGACCTGCGACCTGGGCCAAACAATTGCAGAATTTCACCCCGACCCAATTGTTCCAGCAATCTGCGAAATTCTGATTGCAAGATCACTGCCATTGCCACAGCGGAACCAGTGACTAAGCTGTTGAGGGCAATGTGCAGCAACCTCAACCCAGCCCAGTTACTTACCGCTGTAGCTAACATCAGAACAATAAACCCCCGTACCATCCATAGCGTCCGGCGTTCTCCAATAATGACAAGCACCATGTACGCTAGGGCAAAGACCAATCCGAGATCCAGCCCGTGAATTAAAAAAGATACAGGGGGATATTGCAAAAAGCCCGCACTGTTAATGTCAAAACTAGATTGTTGATTGTTCATGGTTCATAGTTCGCTGCTAGCCATGAACCTTGAACCATGAAGCATGAACCATGAAACATGAACCGTCTTTTATTCCACTTGTTTGACGAGTCTTTCGGGCAAGCGGTCTTGCCTCAGTAAGTCTTGGTAAGTTTCACGCTGTATGATAACGTTTGCTTCCCCATCTCTGACTAAAACGGCTGTTGGTCGAGGCAACCGATTATAGTTAGAGGCCATGCTGTAATTGTAAGCACCTGTCGCCATTACGACCAGGACATCTCCCGGTTTTGATACTGGCAACTGAGCATTTTTAATTACAATATCGCCTGATTCGCAGTGTTTGCCAGCAATTGTTACTGTTTCTGTTAAAGGAGCAGACATTTGGTTGGCTGCGACTACTCGATATACTGATTGGTAGGTAATCGGACGCGGGTTGTCTGACATCCCGCCATCTACAGCTAGATAAGTCCGCATTCCGGGAATGACTTTTTTGGAGCCAACTGTGTAAGCGGTGACGCAAGCTGAACCAATCAGCGATCGCCCTGGTTCGCAAAGTAATTTCGGTAAAGGTATTTCCAGCTTTTGGCAAGCTGCTGCTACCGATTCGCCAATTACTTTGACCCAAGCTTCGATACTGGGAGGATCGTCCGCTTCAGTATAGCTGATGCCTAAGCCACCGCCAACGTTGAGTTCTCCCACAGGTAGGCCGTAGTGACTTGCTTTGACGAATGCTTCGGCGATGACTCCTGCTAAATCTTCGTGGGGTTGGAGTTCAAAAATCTGCGAACCGATGTGAGCGTGTAAGCCAATACAGGATAATGAGGGTTGTTTGCTCAGGAAGGCAAAGACTCGATCGAGATCGTTGGGATCGAACCCAAATTTGCTATCCAGGTGGCCTGTGCGAATGTACTCATGTGTGTGACATTCGATCCCTGGAGTAAACCGCAGCATGACGCGCACTGGTTGGGTTGCTCTATTTTCTAGAATTTCAACCAGAGTTGATAATTCTAGCCAGTTATCGGCGACGATAGTACAGCCGCTTTCGATCGCTAGTTCTAGTTCGCTGCGAGATTTATTGTTACCGTGAAAGTAGAGTTTGTTAGGACTAACGCCAGCTTGGAGAGCAGTAAAGATTTCGCCCCCAGATACCACGTCGATACCTAAGCCTTCGGAGGATGCGATCGCACAAACCGCCATACAACTCCACGCCTTAGAAGCGTAAAGTACCTGAGACTCACCCGGATAGTAACGTTTTAAGGCTTCCCGGTACTGGCGACAAGCCGTTCGCAATGTCACTTCGTCTAAAATATAGATCGGCGAACCAAATTGCTCAACCAGGTTAACTACATCGCAACCCCCGATCTCCAAGCGATCTTGACTGTTAACTCTAGCTGTCAGCGGTAAAAGTTCCTGATTCGGCGAACGAGTCTGGGGGGTATTTTTAGAGTCAGGTAGATACTGAAGTCCAGAATTTTGAACTTCAACAGATTGAATTGATACCATCGTGATAATTAAGTGTTTTTGGCCATTAGTCGTTAGTCATTAGTCATTAATCATTAGCCGCGAGATATAGACTGGGGACTAGAGGCTAAATGACCTAGACTAGGAAGGATTTGTTACTTAAGAGGGTTAAGCCCTAGTTTATTTTCTAGTGTACAATTGACCGCTGTGCCTTTGATAGAAATTAAACATCTTGCACCAGAACACCTGCCAGCAGCCGTCGAACTCGACCAGCTTTGTTTCGGCGGAATTTGGACTTTGGAAGGCTACCGCCGAGAGCTAGACAGTTCTAATAGCGATTTGTTGGGTTTGTGGAAGATGGTGGAGGATGGGGGAGATGGGGGAGATGGGGGAGATGAGGGAGATGATTCTTCTGTACATCCGGGTTTAGCCAATAAATATCCCATCCACCCCTTTATTTCATCTCCTCCCCATCCCCCCCATCCTCCCCATCCCCCCCATCCTCCCCATCCTCCCCATCCTCCCCATCCCTCCCTAATTGGTATCGCCTGTCTTTGGTCAATTTTAGAGGAGGCTCATATTACGATTTTGGCTATTCATCCTGACTATCAAGGTCAGGGTTTTGGGCAAGCTTTGCTTTATGCTTTGCTAAAGTCAGCTCATCAGCGAAAACTGGAGTGGGCTACTTTGGAAGTGCGATCGTCTAATTTGGCGGCGATATCTCTTTATCAGAAGTTCGGTTTTCAGGAGGCGGGACGTAGACGCGGCTATTATCAAGATAGTGGGGAAGATGCTTTGATCCTATGGCTAGGTGGTCTTCAAAAGCCAGAATTTGAGCAGGATTTAGCTAAATGGGAGGGGGAAATTCGCGATCGCCTCACCTATCTTTTGCAAGAAGTTTAATTCTTGAATTTAGATGGAATATTGCCAAGTTGATAAAAATCCGTCAATTTCTTACCTTCACTATCAGTAAGAGCAGTAAAATATTCACGAACGCTGACATCTTTAATAGATTCCATAGCAGGAAAACTCAGATACTCAACATCAAATACCTTCTCCGTATCGGTAAATGTTACCTTTCCCCTACCAATAGTATGATGGCCCCACTCACTTTTGGGATATTTGCGACCAATTTCAATTTGCCATTCCCCATTGTTGTAAATGGTCAAAGTTTCACTAGAAATAGGAATCCATTCGCCATTGTCTAGGTAGCCTGTAGAGATTTTTTGAGGTGAGAAGACTTGAGGTTGAGGCATGGCTCCATAAACAATATGAGCAATACGTTGGGTACGATAATCAAAGCCAAAGCTTCTAGCGTATTGTGATTTCCAAACCCACCAGGGAATAACTTTAGAATTTTTTAGTGTAGAATCTATTTGTTCGCGATGTGCTTCATAACAGCAGAGAATTTGCTCATATTCCCCTCGACTAAACTCAGATGGATTTACATAGATTGTCCAGTTGATCCAGTTTTTTCTGGATACATCGTCATAAAAAGTTTTAATTTCTAGTTTGGCGCGATCGCTTGGGTTAATCGGCAAACCCATATCTAATAGTTTAGGAGAAATTCTACCTGCTAAAGATCGAGAAACTACTTTGTTATTAAAACAGAGAATAGGGAAGCGAACCAAATCGCCGGAAAAAATATTTTTTTGAAATGAGTGCTCTTCCATTATGGTAAGACGATTAGGATTTTGCGGATCTTCGCTTGGACAAATCACTTCAAGAGTCAAAATATCTGGACGTTTTTTCTTGTAGTATTTAGACAAATTATATACACTTATAGGAGATAAATAGGTATATATTACCCAACCCCATAACGCAATAACAACACCGATACCCCACAGTATCCTCCCATAGCCGACAATTCTTTTGTACAATTTTTCACCAATTTCTTTTAATATTTCCATGATTTTTTACAGCTTGTTAGTATAATTAATTTGACTACTTAATAAATATTTTATCGCCAACTTAAGCTATGGGGCAAATCTATTGTTCGGATCTTGAGGGGGCTGGCGATCGCGATCCCCACCATGTGCCAGTTGCGTAAGCCCTTAAATTATTCGCCCGAAGACTTCGGCCCTACTTGCTCTTCAACCCGATGACACTAGATAGGGTTGTGCTACAATCCATCAATACGTAGTAGTAGGCTGGGCACAGATCGAGAAGATTAATCTTCTTGCAGTCTAGGGGAGGTTGTAGGTCAGCCACCATCTGGGCCTTCCCAGTTGAAAGCCACCCTGTAACGGTAGCCTAGAAGCTCAACCGTAGCCTCAACGGCAGAGCGGTTGAAAGTGTCACGCCCCATAACTCAGCGTCGAGTTCACTCTCGAATGTGCGTTTTATCGCGCAGGCTGGCGTGACCTCAAAATGGGCATATAGCAGGTGATGGGAGATAGCAATGTTTGAACGCTTCACAGAAAAAGCCATAAAAGTGATCATGCTCGCCCAGGAGGAAGCTCGCCGCCTGGGGCATAATTTTGTGGGTACTGAACAGATTCTCTTGGGCCTAATTGGCGAAGGCACAGGGGTTGCGGCGAAGGTGCTCAAATCGATGGGTGTCAACCTCAAAGATGCTCGGATCGAAGTTGAAAAGATTATTGGTCGGGGTTCTGGCTTCGTAGCGGTGGAAATTCCTTTCACCCCTCGTGCGAAGCGAGTTCTAGAATTATCCCTAGAAGAAGCTCGTCAACTCGGACACAACTATATCGGCACCGAACACTTGCTTTTAGGTCTAATCCGGGAAGGCGAAGGAGTAGCTGCTAGAGTGCTGGAAAATCTGGGGGTAGACCTCTCGAAAGTCCGCACCCAAGTGATCCGAATGCTGGGCGAAACCGCTGAGGTGACAGCCGGTAGTTCAACGGGTCGCACGAAGACACCAACTCTGGACGAATTTGGAGCTAACCTTACCCAGATGGCCGTTGATGGCAAACTCGACCCAGTGGTGGGACGACAGAAAGAAATCGAACGGGTAATCCAAATTTTAGGACGGCGGACTAAAAATAACCCCGTGT from Kamptonema formosum PCC 6407 encodes:
- a CDS encoding isoprenyl transferase gives rise to the protein MSAKLSVLQELPADLDRERLPKHVAVIMDGNGRWAKRQGLPRIAGHSRGASTLKELLRCCKDWGIEALTTYAFSTENWGRPLEEVDFLMSLFEGKLRQELREMVQEGVKIKFMGNLQALPKSLQAEIERSVAETEQNQGIRFTVATNYGGREEIVQAARAIASQVKLGQLQPEEIDEALFKRYLYTADVCDPDLLIRTSGEMRLSNFMLWQIAYAEIYITDTLWPDFDRKEFHRALYAYQQRNRRFGKV
- the cdaA gene encoding diadenylate cyclase CdaA, giving the protein MNNQQSSFDINSAGFLQYPPVSFLIHGLDLGLVFALAYMVLVIIGERRTLWMVRGFIVLMLATAVSNWAGLRLLHIALNSLVTGSAVAMAVILQSEFRRLLEQLGRGEILQLFGPGRRSIPEPDSVIDEIVDAVKELSQNRTGALLILETDSPIDERDFSVPGVKLNAEVSKELLQTIFQPKTLLHDGATLIRGSRIVAAGVILPLSERTASRQLGTRHRAAMGITERVQACICVVVSEETGSISLAQMGNLNRPLTSSKLKELLEAKLNPSEGEGVAPPIPIGNLGRQIGLRASAMISRILRRPPPSNRDKN
- the lysA gene encoding diaminopimelate decarboxylase — encoded protein: MVSIQSVEVQNSGLQYLPDSKNTPQTRSPNQELLPLTARVNSQDRLEIGGCDVVNLVEQFGSPIYILDEVTLRTACRQYREALKRYYPGESQVLYASKAWSCMAVCAIASSEGLGIDVVSGGEIFTALQAGVSPNKLYFHGNNKSRSELELAIESGCTIVADNWLELSTLVEILENRATQPVRVMLRFTPGIECHTHEYIRTGHLDSKFGFDPNDLDRVFAFLSKQPSLSCIGLHAHIGSQIFELQPHEDLAGVIAEAFVKASHYGLPVGELNVGGGLGISYTEADDPPSIEAWVKVIGESVAAACQKLEIPLPKLLCEPGRSLIGSACVTAYTVGSKKVIPGMRTYLAVDGGMSDNPRPITYQSVYRVVAANQMSAPLTETVTIAGKHCESGDIVIKNAQLPVSKPGDVLVVMATGAYNYSMASNYNRLPRPTAVLVRDGEANVIIQRETYQDLLRQDRLPERLVKQVE
- the rimI gene encoding ribosomal protein S18-alanine N-acetyltransferase; this translates as MTAVPLIEIKHLAPEHLPAAVELDQLCFGGIWTLEGYRRELDSSNSDLLGLWKMVEDGGDGGDGGDEGDDSSVHPGLANKYPIHPFISSPPHPPHPPHPPHPPHPPHPPHPSLIGIACLWSILEEAHITILAIHPDYQGQGFGQALLYALLKSAHQRKLEWATLEVRSSNLAAISLYQKFGFQEAGRRRGYYQDSGEDALILWLGGLQKPEFEQDLAKWEGEIRDRLTYLLQEV